From Pagrus major chromosome 18, Pma_NU_1.0, a single genomic window includes:
- the LOC141012987 gene encoding protocadherin gamma-A11-like: MVCSRFALLCGLAFIFLVLHPVYGDVSYSIPEEMKRGSVIGNIAKDLGLDLGRLSARKARIDTEDNNVQYCSVNFNTGDLIVQERIDREGLCAKKASCVLKQELVLENPLELRRISIRVQDINDNSPQFKEESLKIEIRESADKGARFLLGEAHDGDIGENAVQGYSLQQNDHFKLNVNTKAGGRKYGELVLDKELDREDKKEIMLLLTAFDGGSPQRSGSVVIHVAVLDANDNVPVFSQTVYKASLPENSPLHTSVITVSATDADEGLNSEITYEFDHVSDENNNVFSLDPKSGEVRVAGAIDYEKVSSYEMQISAKDGLGLVSYATLIIEITDVNDNAPVIYLKSLSSPIPESVPPGIEVGIINVQDRDSESNKQVRCSIQQGAPFKLVPSIKNYYSLVTTGQLDRELVSDYNITITATDEGSPPLSSSKTVQLSVADINDNPPVFEDQSYSAYVSENNKPGSTLCSVTARDPDWRQNGTVIYSLLPGEVNGAPVSSYLSVNGDTGVIHAVRSFDYEQFRSFKVQVMARDNGSPPLSSNVTVSVFVSDVNDNSPQILYPAPEGNSFMTELVPKAAHGGSLVSKVIAVDADSGQNAWLSYHIVKSTDPGLFTIGVHSGEIRTQRDISESDSMKQNLIVAVKDNGQPSLSATCSMYLLISDNLAEVPELKDISYDEKNSKLTSYLIIALVSVSTFFLTFIIIILGVRFCRRRKPRLLFDGAVAIPSAYLPPNYADVDGTGTLRSAYNYDAYLTTGSRTSDFKFVTSYNDNTLPADQTLRKSPSDFADVFGDCDASPEVGTHFISLNL; the protein is encoded by the coding sequence ATGGTATGTAGCAGATTTGCGCTGCTCTGCGGCcttgcttttattttccttgtcCTCCACCCCGTCTATGGAGACGTGAGCTACTCTATCCCGGAGGAGATGAAACGTGGATCTGTGATTGGAAATATCGCTAAGGATCTGGGACTTGATTTGGGCAGACTGTCTGCTCGCAAGGCGCGTATCGATACTGAGGATAACAACGTCCAGTACTGCAGCGTTAACTTCAACACCGGAGACTTGATCGTTCAAGAGAGGATTGACAGAGAAGGGCTTTGTGCGAAAAAAGCATCGTGTGTTCTGAAACAGGAGCTCGTACTGGAAAATCCTTTAGAGCTGCGCCGTATTAGTATCCGTGTTCAAGATATCAACGATAATTCACCGCAGTTTAAAGAGGAGTCACTTAAGATTGAAATTCGGGAATCGGCGGACAAGGGTGCACGATTTCTTCTTGGAGAGGCGCACGATGGAGACATTGGAGAAAATGCTGTTCAGGGCTACTCACTTCAGCAGAATGatcatttcaaattaaatgtaaacacaaaagcGGGAGGACGAAAATATGGTGAATTAGTCTTAGACAAAGAATTagacagagaggacaaaaaAGAGATTATGTTATTGCTTACCGCGTTCGATGGTGGCTCTCCTCAGAGATCAGGTAGTGTAGTCATACACGTCGCTGTGCTGGATGCTAATGATAATGTACCAGTGTTCAGTCAGACTGTTTATAAAGCCAGTCTGCCAGAAAACTCTCCTCTGCATACATCGGTGATCACAGTGAGTGCTACTGATGCTGACGAGGGTTTAAATAGCGAAATTACATATGAATTTGATCATGTTTCAGATGAAAATAACAACGTCTTTTCCTTAGACCCTAAATCTGGAGAGGTGAGAGTAGCTGGAGCTATTGATTATGAGAAAGTGTCATCCTATGAAATGCAGATAAGTGCAAAAGATGGTCTGGGATTAGTGTCATACGCAACATTAATAATTGAGATTACTGACGTAAATGACAACGCACCTGTTATATATCTAAAATCACTGTCTAGCCCCATACCAGAGAGCGTGCCACCTGGTATAGAGGTGGGCATCATTAACGTGCAggacagagactcagagagtAACAAACAGGTCCGCTGCTCAATTCAGCAAGGAGCCCCTTTTAAGTTGGTTCCTTCTATTAAAAACTATTATTCTCTGGTGACCACAGGACAACTGGATCGTGAACTAGTGTCTGATTACAACATTACAATCACTGCCACTGACGAGGGCTCTCCACCTCTGTCGTCCTCTAAAACTGTTCAGTTATCTGTAGCAGACATCAACGACAACCCACCTGTGTTTGAGGATCAGTCGTACAGCGCatatgtgagtgaaaataacaaacctgGCTCCACTTTATGTTCCGTTACTGCTCGAGACCCCGACTGGAGACAAAACGGTACAGTGATTTATTCTCTGTTACCCGGTGAGGTGAACGGTGCCCCGGTGTCCTCCTATCTGTCTGTTAACGGAGACACGGGGGTGATCCACGCTGTGAGGTCGTTTGATTATGAACAGTTCAGGAGTTTTAAAGTGCAGGTGATGGCCAGAGACAacggttctcctcctctcagcagcaACGTGACCGTCAGTGTGTTCGTATCGGATGTGAATGACAACTCTCCTCAGATATTGTACCCCGCCCCGGAGGGCAACTCCTTCATGACCGAGCTGGTCCCCAAAGCTGCACACGGAGGCTCTCTGGTGTCCAAAGTGATAGCAGTGGACGCGGACTCCGGACAGAACGCCTGGCTGTCCTATCATATAGTGAAATCCACTGATCCGGGACTTTTCACTATTGGTGTCCACAGCGGAGAGATCAGGACACAGCGGGACATTTCTGAATCTGACAGCATGAAACAGAACCTTATTGTGGCAGTGAAAGATAACGGACAGCCCTCTCTGTCTGCCACCTGTTccatgtatttacttatttctgATAACTTGGCTGAGGTGCCAgaactgaaggacatttcttatGATGAGAAGAATTCCAAACTGACCTCTTATCTGATCATCGCGCTGGTGTCTGTATCCACCTTTTTCctgaccttcatcatcatcatcctgggTGTGAGGTTTTGTCGCAGGAGAAAGCCCAGACTGTTGTTTGATGGAGCAGTCGCCATCCCCAGCGCTTATCTCCCACCTAATTACGCAGATGTTGACGGCACAGGAACTTTACGCAGCGCTTACAACTATGACGCATACCTGACAACAGGATCTAGAACCAGTGACTTTAAGTTTGTGACATCTTACAATGACAACACACTGCCTGCTGACCAGACTCTGAGGAAAAGTCCATCAGACTTTGCAGATGTGTTTGGAGATTGTGATGCTTCTCCTGAGGTAGGAACgcatttcatttcactgaacTTGTGA
- the LOC141012988 gene encoding protocadherin beta-15-like, with product MHVRSVLQSYGFILFFVVVHYAQGDLSYSVQEELKRGSVIGNIAKDLGLDMGRLSARKARVDMEENDRQYIGINLRSGDLVVAERIDREEHCGEKPSCVLKFELLLENPLELHRLSLQVQDVNDNAPNFPKDIIKLEITESAAKGARYRINAAQDADIGKNSVESYILEQNSHFVFSIQTTSAGSKYGELVLDKELDREEQQEMKLLLTAVDGGSPQRSGTVVIHVIVLDANDNAPVFTEAVYTATLPENSPMKTPVITVSASDADEGVNGEVTYEFSRLSDKSQKLFSLDDKTGEISVSGDIDYEEGRKYEVFVEAKDGYGLSSEAKVIIDITDVNDNAPVIYLKSLTNPIPENASPGTEVGIINVQDRDSESNKQVRCSIQQGAPFKLVPSIKNYYSLVTTGQLDRELVSDYNITITATDEGSPPLSSSKTVQLSVADINDNPPVFEDQSYSAYVSENNKPGSTLCSVTARDPDWRQNGTVIYSLLPGEVNGAPVSSYLSVNGDTGVIHAVRSFDYEQFRSFKVQVMARDNGSPPLSSNVTVSVFVSDVNDNSPQILYPAPEGNSFMTELVPKAAHGGSLVSKVIAVDADSGQNAWLSYHIVKSTDPGLFSIGVHSGEIRTQRDISESDSMKQNLIVAVKDNGQPSLSATCSMYLLISDNLAEVPELKDISYDEKNSKLTSYLIIALVSVSTFFLTFIIIILGVRFCRRRKPRLLFDGAVAIPSAYLPPNYADVDGTGTLRSAYNYDAYLTTGSRTSDFKFVTSYNDNTLPADQTLRKSPSDFADVFGDCDGSPEVGTYFISLNTYFPT from the coding sequence ATGCATGTGCGGAGCGTTCTTCAAAGCTACGGCTTTatccttttctttgttgtggTGCACTACGCACAAGGAGACCTGAGCTATTCCGTACAGGAGGAGCTCAAGCGCGGATCTGTTATCGGAAATATCGCCAAGGATCTCGGACTGGATATGGGGAGACTTTCTGCTCGCAAAGCTCGTGTTGACATGGAAGAAAACGACAGACAATATATCGGAATTAACCTTCGAAGCGGGGATTTAGTCGTTGCGGAGAGAATCGACAGAGAGGAGCATTGTGGAGAAAAGCCTTCGTGTGTTCTCAAATTCGAGTTGCTGTTAGAGAATCCATTGGAGCTGCACCGGTTGTCCCTGCAGGTGCAAGATGTGAACGACAATGCACCAAATTTCCCAAAGGATATTATTAAGCTGGAAATTACAGAGTCAGCTGCCAAAGGAGCTAGGTATCGTATCAATGCCGCACAAGATGCAGATATAGGCAAGAACTCGGTTGAAAGCTACATTTTGGAACAAAATTCTCACTTTGTGTTCAGTATTCAGACGACAAGTGCTGGCAGTAAATATGGTGAGTTGGTTTTAGATAAAGAATTAGaccgagaggagcagcaggaaaTGAAATTATTACTCACAGCTGTAGATGGTGGCTCTCCTCAGAGATCCGGGACAGTAGTCATACACGTCATTGTCCTGGATGCTAATGATAACGCCCCAGTGTTCACTGAGGCCGTATATACAGCCACGTTACCAGAAAACTCACCTATGAAAACTCCAGTTATCACTGTGAGTGCATCAGATGCAGACGAAGGTGTTAATGGAGAGGTTACATATGAATTTAGCCGACTCTCTGATAAATCACAAAAGCTTTTTTCACTCGATGACAAAACTGGAGAGATCAGTGTGTCAGGTGACATAGATTATGAAGAGGGACGCAAATATGAAGTGTTTGTTGAGGCTAAAGATGGTTATGGTCTCTCTTCAGAAGCAAAGGTGATAATTGACATCactgatgtgaatgacaacgcACCTGTTATATATCTAAAATCACTGACTAACCCCATACCTGAGAACGCGTCACCTGGTACAGAGGTGGGCATCATTAACGTGCAggacagagactcagagagtAACAAACAGGTCCGCTGCTCCATTCAGCAAGGAGCCCCTTTTAAGTTGGTTCCTTCTATTAAAAACTATTATTCTCTGGTGACCACAGGGCAACTGGACCGTGAACTAGTGTCTGATTACAACATTACAATCACCGCAACTGACGAGGGCTCtccacctctgtcctcctctaaaACTGTTCAGTTATCTGTAGCAGACATCAACGACAACCCACCTGTGTTTGAGGATCAGTCGTACAGCGCatatgtgagtgaaaataacaaacctgGCTCCACTTTATGTTCCGTTACTGCTCGAGACCCCGACTGGAGACAAAACGGTACAGTGATTTATTCTCTGTTACCCGGTGAGGTGAACGGTGCCCCGGTGTCGTCCTATCTGTCTGTTAACGGAGACACGGGGGTGATCCACGCTGTGAGGTCGTTTGATTATGAGCAGTTCAGGAGTTTTAAAGTGCAGGTGATGGCCAGAGACAacggttctcctcctctcagcagcaACGTGACCGTCAGTGTGTTCGTATCGGATGTGAATGACAACTCTCCTCAGATACTGTACCCCGCCCCGGAGGGCAACTCCTTCATGACCGAGCTGGTCCCCAAAGCTGCACACGGAGGCTCTCTGGTGTCCAAAGTGATAGCGGTGGACGCGGACTCCGGACAGAACGCCTGGCTGTCCTATCATATAGTGAAATCCACTGATCCGGGACTTTTCAGTATTGGTGTCCACAGCGGAGAGATCAGGACACAGCGGGACATTTCTGAATCTGACAGCATGAAACAGAACCTTATTGTGGCAGTGAAAGATAACGgacagccctctctctctgccacctgttccatgtatttacttatttctgATAACTTGGCTGAGGTGCCAgaactgaaggacatttcttatGATGAGAAGAATTCCAAACTGACCTCTTATCTGATCATCGCGCTGGTGTCCGTGTCCACCTTTTTCctgaccttcatcatcatcatcctcggTGTGAGGTTTTGTCGCAGGAGAAAGCCCAGACTGTTGTTTGATGGAGCAGTCGCCATCCCCAGCGCTTATCTCCCTCCTAATTACGCAGATGTTGACGGCACAGGAACTTTACGCAGCGCTTACAACTATGACGCATACCTGACAACAGGATCTAGAACCAGTGACTTTAAGTTTGTGACATCTTACAATGACAACACACTGCCTGCTGACCAGACTCTGAGGAAAAGTCCATCAGACTTTGCAGATGTGTTTGGAGATTGTGATGGTTCTCCTGAGGTAGGAacatatttcatttcactgaacACGTATTTTCCAACCTGA
- the LOC141012989 gene encoding protocadherin beta-15-like, with the protein MHLRSVLESYGFVFFFVVVHYAHGDLSYSVQEELKRGSVIGNIAKDLGLEVGRLSARKARVDMEENDGQYIGINLRSGDLVVAERIDREEHCGEKPSCVLKFELLLENPLELHRLSLQVQDINDNAPIFPKDTVKLEIRESADKGARYRINAAQDADIGKNSVESYILEQNPHFVFSIQTTGAASRYGELVLDKELDREEQQEMKLLLTAVDGGSPQRSGTVVIHVIVLDANDNAPVFTEAVYTATLPENSPMKTPVITVRASDADDGVNGEVTYEFSRISDKLQKLFSLDDKTGEISVTGDIDYEEGRKYEVFVEAKDGYGLSSDAKVIIDITDVNDNAPVIYLKSLTNPIPENVSPGTEVGIINVQDRDSESNRQVRCSIQQGAPFKLVPSIKNYYSLVTTGQLDRELVSDYNITITATDEGSPPLSSSKTVQLSVADINDNPPVFEEQSYSAYVSENNKPGSTLCSVTARDPDWRQNGTVIYSLLPGEVNGAPVSSYLSVNGDTGVIHAVRSFDYEQFRSFKVQVMARDNGSPPLSSNVTVSVFISDVNDNSPQVLYPAPEGNSFMTELVPKAAHGGSLVSKVIAVDADSGQNAWLSYQIVKSTDPGLFTIGVHSGEIRTQRDISESDSMKQNLIVAVKDNGQPSLSATCSMYLLISDNLAEVPELKDISYDEKNSKLTSYLIIALVSVSTFFLTFIIIILGVRFCRRRKPRLLFDGAVAIPSAYLPPNYADVDGTGTLRSAYNYDAYLTTGSRTSDFKFVTSYNDNTLPADQTLRKSPSDFADVFGDCDGSPEVGTHFISLNSYFPT; encoded by the coding sequence ATGCATTTACGGAGCGTTCTTGAAAGCTACggctttgtctttttctttgttgtggTGCACTACGCACACGGAGACCTGAGTTATTCCGTACAGGAGGAGCTCAAGCGCGGATCTGTTATCGGAAATATCGCCAAGGATCTCGGACTGGAGGTGGGAAGACTGTCTGCTCGCAAAGCTCGTGTTGACATGGAAGAAAACGACGGACAATATATCGGAATTAACCTTCGAAGCGGGGATTTAGTCGTTGCGGAGAGGATCGACAGAGAGGAGCATTGTGGAGAAAAGCCTTCGTGTGTTCTCAAATTCGAGTTGTTGTTAGAGAATCCATTGGAGCTGCACCGGTTGTCCCTGCAGGTGCAAGATATAAACGACAATGCGCCAATTTTCCCGAAGGATACCGTGAAGCTGGAAATTAGAGAATCAGCTGACAAAGGAGCTAGGTATCGTATTAATGCAGCACAAGATGCAGATATAGGCAAGAACTCGGTTGAAAGCTACATTTTGGAACAAAACCCTCACTTTGTGTTCAGTATTCAAACGACAGGTGCTGCCAGTAGATATGGTGAGTTGGTTTTAGATAAAGAATTAGaccgagaggagcagcaggaaaTGAAATTATTACTCACAGCTGTAGATGGTGGCTCTCCTCAGAGATCCGGGACAGTAGTCATACACGTCATTGTCCTGGATGCTAATGATAACGCCCCAGTGTTTACTGAGGCCGTATATACAGCCACGTTACCAGAAAACTCACCTATGAAAACTCCAGTTATCACTGTGAGAGCATCAGATGCAGACGACGGTGTTAATGGAGAGGTTACATATGAATTTAGCAGAATTTCTGATAAATTACAAAAGCTTTTTTCACTCGATGACAAAACTGGAGAGATCAGTGTGACAGGTGACATAGATTATGAGGAAGGACGCAAATATGAAGTGTTTGTTGAGGCCAAAGATGGTTATGGTCTATCTTCAGATGCAAAGGTGATTATTGACATCactgatgtgaatgacaacgcACCTGTTATATATCTAAAATCACTGACTAACCCCATACCTGAGAACGTGTCACCTGGTACTGAGGTGGGCATCATTAACGTGCAggacagagactcagagagtAACAGACAGGTCCGCTGCTCCATTCAGCAAGGAGCCCCTTTTAAGTTGGTTCCTTCTATTAAAAACTATTATTCTCTGGTGACCACAGGACAACTGGACCGTGAACTAGTGTCTGATTACAACATTACAATCACTGCCACTGACGAGGGCTCtccacctctgtcctcctctaaaACTGTTCAGTTATCTGTAGCAGACATCAACGACAACCCACCTGTGTTTGAGGAACAGTCGTACAGCGCatatgtgagtgaaaataacaaacctgGCTCCACTTTATGTTCCGTTACTGCTCGAGACCCCGACTGGAGACAAAACGGTACAGTGATTTATTCTCTATTACCCGGTGAGGTGAACGGTGCCCCGGTGTCCTCCTATCTGTCTGTTAACGGAGACACGGGGGTGATCCACGCTGTGAGGTCGTTTGATTATGAACAGTTCAGGAGTTTTAAAGTGCAGGTGATGGCCAGAGACAacggttctcctcctctcagcagcaACGTGACCGTCAGTGTGTTCATATCGGATGTGAATGACAACTCTCCTCAGGTATTGTACCCCGCCCCGGAGGGCAACTCCTTCATGACGGAGCTGGTCCCCAAAGCTGCACACGGAGGCTCTCTGGTGTCCAAAGTGATAGCGGTGGACGCGGACTCCGGACAGAACGCCTGGCTGTCCTATCAAATAGTGAAATCCACTGATCCTGGACTTTTCACTATTGGTGTCCACAGCGGAGAGATCAGGACACAGCGGGACATTTCTGAATCTGACAGCATGAAACAGAACCTTATTGTGGCAGTGAAAGATAACGGGCAGCCCTCTCTGTCTGCCACCTGTTccatgtatttacttatttctgATAACTTGGCTGAGGTGCCAgaactgaaggacatttcttatGATGAGAAGAATTCCAAACTGACTTCTTATCTGATCATCGCGCTGGTGTCTGTGTCCACCTTTTTCctgaccttcatcatcatcatcctgggTGTGAGGTTTTGTCGCAGGAGAAAGCCCAGGCTGTTGTTTGATGGAGCAGTCGCCATCCCCAGCGCTTATCTCCCTCCTAATTACGCAGATGTTGACGGCACAGGAACTTTACGCAGCGCTTACAACTATGACGCATACCTGACAACCGGATCTAGAACCAGTGACTTTAAGTTTGTGACATCTTACAATGACAACACACTGCCTGCTGACCAGACTCTGAGGAAAAGTCCATCAGACTTTGCAGATGTATTTGGAGATTGTGATGGTTCTCCTGAGGTAggaacacatttcatttcactgaacTCGTATTTTCCAACCTGA
- the LOC141012990 gene encoding protocadherin beta-15-like, whose amino-acid sequence MHLRNVLQSYGFVFFFVAVHYAHGDLSYSVQEELKRGSVIGNIAKDLGLEVGRLSARKARVDMEENDGQYIGINLRSGDLVVAERIDREEHCGEKPSCVLKFELLLENPLELHRLSLQVQDVNDNAPIFPKDTVKLEIGESALKGARYRINAAQDADIGKNSVESYILEQNPHFVFSIQTTSAGSRYGELVLDKELDREEQQEMKLLLTAVDGGSPQRSGTVVIHVIVLDANDNAPVFTEAVYTATLPENSPMKTPVITVSASDADEGVNGEVTYEFSRISDKLQKLFSLDEKTGEISVSGDIDYEEGRKYEVFVEAKDGYGLSSDAKVIIDITDVNDNAPVIYLKSLTNPIPENVSPGTEVGIINVQDRDSESNRQVRCSIQQGAPFKLVPSIKNYYSLVTTGQLDRELVSDYNITITATDEGSPPLSSSKTVQLSVADINDNPPVFEEQSYSAYVSENNKPGSTLCSVTARDPDWRQNGTVIYSLLPGEVNGAPVSSYLSVNGDTGVIHAVRSFDYEQFRSFKVQVVARDNGSPPLSSNVTVSVFISDVNDNSPQILYPAPEGNSFMTELVPKAAHGGSLVSKVIAVDADSGQNAWLSYHIVKSTDPGLFSIGVHSGEIRTQRDISESDSMKQNLIVAVKDNGQPSLSATCSMYLLISDNLAEVPELKDISYDEKNSKLTSYLIIALVSVSTFFLTFIIIILGVRFCRRRKPRLLFDGAVAIPSAYLPPNYADVDGTGTLRSAYNYDAYLTTGSRTSDFKFVTSYNDNTLPADQTLRKSPSDFADVFGECDGSPEVGTHFTSLNSCFAF is encoded by the coding sequence ATGCATTTACGGAACGTTCTTCAAAGCTACggctttgtatttttctttgttgcgGTGCACTACGCACACGGAGACCTGAGCTATTCCGTACAGGAGGAGCTCAAACGCGGATCTGTTATCGGAAATATCGCCAAGGATCTCGGACTGGAGGTGGGGAGACTGTCTGCTCGCAAAGCTCGTGTTGACATGGAAGAAAACGACGGACAATATATCGGAATTAACCTTCGAAGCGGGGATTTAGTCGTTGCGGAGAGGATCGACAGAGAGGAGCATTGTGGAGAAAAGCCTTCGTGTGTTCTCAAATTCGAGTTGCTGTTAGAGAATCCATTGGAGCTGCACCGGTTGTCCTTGCAGGTGCAAGATGTGAACGACAATGCACCAATTTTCCCGAAGGATACCGTGAAGCTGGAAATCGGAGAATCAGCTCTTAAAGGAGCTAGGTATCGTATTAATGCGGCACAAGATGCAGATATAGGCAAGAACTCGGTTGAAAGCTACATTTTGGAACAAAACCCTCACTTTGTGTTCAGTATTCAGACGACAAGTGCTGGCAGTAGATATGGTGAGTTGGTTTTAGATAAAGAATTAGaccgagaggagcagcaggaaaTGAAATTATTACTCACAGCTGTAGATGGTGGCTCTCCTCAGAGATCCGGGACAGTAGTCATACACGTCATTGTCCTGGATGCTAATGATAACGCCCCAGTGTTCACTGAGGCCGTATACACAGCCACGTTACCAGAAAACTCACCGATGAAAACTCCAGTTATCACTGTGAGTGCATCAGATGCAGACGAAGGTGTTAATGGAGAGGTTACATATGAATTTAGCAGGATCTCTGACAAATTACAAAAGCTTTTTTCACTCGATGAGAAAACTGGAGAGATCAGTGTGTCAGGTGACATAGATTATGAAGAGGGACGCAAATATGAAGTGTTTGTTGAGGCCAAAGATGGTTATGGTCTATCTTCAGATGCAAAGGTGATAATTGACATCactgatgtgaatgacaacgcACCTGTTATATATCTAAAATCACTGACTAACCCCATACCTGAGAACGTGTCACCTGGTACAGAGGTGGGCATCATTAACGTGCAggacagagactcagagagtAACAGACAGGTCCGCTGCTCCATTCAGCAAGGAGCCCCTTTTAAGTTGGTTCCTTCTATTAAAAACTATTATTCTCTGGTGACCACAGGACAACTGGACCGTGAACTAGTGTCTGATTACAACATCACAATCACTGCCACTGACGAGGGCTCtccacctctgtcctcctctaaaACTGTTCAGTTATCTGTAGCAGACATCAACGACAACCCACCTGTGTTTGAGGAACAGTCGTACAGCGCatatgtgagtgaaaataacaaacctgGCTCCACTTTATGTTCCGTTACTGCTCGAGACCCCGACTGGAGACAAAACGGTACAGTGATTTATTCTCTGTTACCCGGTGAGGTGAACGGTGCCCCGGTGTCCTCCTATCTGTCTGTTAACGGGGACACGGGGGTGATCCACGCTGTGAGGTCGTTTGATTATGAACAGTTTAGGAGTTTTAAAGTGCAGGTGGTGGCCAGAGACAacggttctcctcctctcagcagcaACGTGACCGTCAGTGTGTTCATATCGGATGTGAATGACAACTCTCCTCAGATACTGTACCCCGCCCCGGAGGGCAACTCCTTCATGACCGAGCTGGTCCCCAAAGCTGCACACGGAGGCTCTCTGGTGTCCAAAGTGATAGCGGTGGACGCGGACTCCGGACAGAACGCCTGGCTGTCCTATCATATAGTGAAATCCACTGATCCGGGACTTTTCAGTATCGGTGTCCACAGCGGAGAGATCAGGACACAGCGGGACATTTCTGAATCTGACAGCATGAAACAGAACCTTATTGTGGCAGTGAAAGATAACGgacagccctctctctctgccacctgttccatgtatttacttatttctgATAACTTGGCTGAGGTGCCAgaactgaaggacatttcttatGATGAGAAGAATTCCAAACTGACCTCTTATCTGATCATCGCGCTGGTGTCTGTGTCCACCTTTTTCctgaccttcatcatcatcatcctgggTGTGAGGTTTTGTCGCAGGAGAAAGCCCAGACTGTTGTTTGATGGAGCAGTCGCCATCCCCAGCGCTTATCTCCCTCCTAATTACGCAGATGTTGACGGCACAGGAACTTTACGCAGCGCTTATAACTATGACGCATACCTGACAACAGGATCTAGAACCAGTGACTTTAAGTTCGTGACATCTTATAATGACAACACACTGCCTGCTGACCAGACTCTGAGGAAAAGTCCATCAGACTTTGCTGATGTGTTTGGAGAATGTGATGGTTCTCCTGAGGTAGGAACACATTTCACATCGCTGAACTCGTGTTTTGCATTCTGA